Proteins encoded together in one Anaerotignum propionicum DSM 1682 window:
- a CDS encoding undecaprenyl diphosphate synthase family protein: protein MRIPKHIGIIPDGNRRWAVENGLEKKDGYDRGLNPGLELYKLCKEMGVKEISYYGFTVDNTKRPTEQRLSFTNACVDAVKLLSGEDAELLVLGNADSKMFPEELLPYTKRRTFGKGGMKLNFLVNYSWEWDTGFAKNNLMGPLQSQEVSRVDLVIRWGGRKRLSGFLPLQSVYSDFYFIDDFWPDFKKEHLEEAIGWYSKQEISLGG, encoded by the coding sequence ATGAGAATACCAAAACATATTGGCATAATACCGGATGGGAACCGCCGTTGGGCGGTGGAAAATGGACTGGAGAAAAAAGATGGGTATGATAGAGGGCTAAATCCGGGACTTGAGCTTTACAAGCTCTGTAAAGAGATGGGAGTAAAGGAAATTAGTTATTACGGTTTTACCGTGGATAACACAAAACGTCCCACTGAGCAGAGGCTCTCCTTCACCAATGCCTGCGTAGATGCAGTGAAGCTTCTTTCCGGAGAAGATGCAGAACTGCTGGTATTAGGGAATGCTGATTCAAAAATGTTTCCTGAGGAGCTTTTGCCCTACACCAAGCGGCGAACCTTTGGCAAGGGGGGCATGAAGCTGAATTTCTTGGTAAACTATAGTTGGGAGTGGGACACGGGCTTTGCAAAAAACAATTTAATGGGGCCTTTACAGTCTCAAGAAGTTTCTCGTGTGGATCTTGTGATTCGATGGGGTGGCAGGAAGCGCCTTTCGGGGTTTTTGCCCTTACAGTCTGTTTATTCTGATTTTTATTTTATTGATGACTTCTGGCCGGATTTCAAAAAGGAGCATTTGGAAGAAGCCATCGGTTGGTACAGCAAGCAGGAAATTTCTTTGGGTGGTTGA
- a CDS encoding SdpI family protein, with the protein MSKKRIAIYIFSVLPIIMVSLVYQKLPDLVPMQWEAGGGVRYGDKWQLYIIAGLCLIMGIFMPLLPKIDPRKKNYEKFFLAYENIVLMIVIFMAAIMAISLSESLYPGRISIPRVVSGGVGLLFIFLGNMMPKVKSNFFTGVRTPWALSSELVWNKTQRLGGKVFFFGGLLMTLCAFIVPIFAMPYVVGLVMCVIVLYPTTMSFVWYKDETKVLEK; encoded by the coding sequence ATGAGTAAAAAAAGAATAGCAATATACATTTTTTCAGTATTACCAATTATAATGGTAAGCTTGGTTTATCAGAAGCTTCCGGATTTGGTACCTATGCAATGGGAGGCAGGCGGAGGAGTACGTTATGGTGATAAGTGGCAGTTATATATCATTGCCGGATTATGTTTGATTATGGGTATTTTTATGCCCCTTTTGCCCAAAATTGACCCAAGAAAGAAAAATTATGAAAAGTTTTTTTTAGCTTATGAAAATATTGTTCTTATGATTGTAATATTTATGGCTGCGATCATGGCAATTTCACTTTCCGAGAGTCTTTATCCCGGAAGAATTTCCATACCCAGAGTTGTCAGCGGCGGTGTTGGGCTGTTGTTTATCTTTCTTGGGAACATGATGCCCAAAGTGAAATCAAACTTTTTTACAGGTGTTAGAACGCCTTGGGCATTGAGCAGTGAATTGGTGTGGAATAAAACACAAAGATTAGGTGGCAAAGTATTCTTTTTCGGTGGATTACTCATGACATTGTGTGCGTTTATTGTACCTATCTTTGCAATGCCTTATGTAGTTGGTTTGGTAATGTGCGTCATTGTTTTATACCCAACGACAATGTCATTTGTTTGGTATAAGGATGAGACAAAAGTGTTAGAGAAATAA
- a CDS encoding helix-turn-helix domain-containing protein, producing the protein MDCNKVGKLILDLRKEKKMTQKQLADAMNISDKTISKWERGLGCPDVSLLNELSEVLNVNIEKILLGDLEPNNTDGGNMRKIKFYMCPNCGNVITATGEAEISCCGRKMTALVPKPADEEHYLNVEAIENDYYITFPHEMKKEHFISFVAYVTYDKVLLVRLYPEQGGEVRIPTLRRGELYFGCSRDGLWVTKV; encoded by the coding sequence GTGGATTGCAATAAGGTAGGAAAGCTCATTCTGGATTTGCGTAAAGAAAAGAAAATGACACAGAAACAGCTTGCAGATGCCATGAATATAAGTGATAAAACAATTTCGAAATGGGAACGTGGGCTGGGTTGCCCTGACGTATCGTTGCTCAATGAATTATCAGAGGTATTAAATGTAAATATTGAAAAGATACTGTTGGGAGATTTGGAGCCCAACAATACTGACGGAGGAAATATGAGAAAGATAAAATTTTATATGTGTCCTAATTGTGGAAACGTGATTACAGCCACAGGGGAAGCAGAAATATCCTGCTGTGGACGCAAAATGACGGCTTTGGTTCCTAAGCCCGCAGATGAGGAGCACTATTTGAATGTGGAAGCAATAGAGAATGACTATTATATTACCTTTCCCCATGAGATGAAGAAAGAGCATTTTATATCTTTTGTTGCATATGTAACTTATGATAAGGTTCTTCTTGTAAGGCTATACCCTGAGCAGGGTGGTGAGGTACGTATTCCAACACTGCGCAGAGGGGAGCTTTATTTTGGGTGCAGCAGAGATGGTTTATGGGTAACTAAAGTATGA
- a CDS encoding pyridoxamine 5'-phosphate oxidase family protein, producing MFRGMRRFKQQLTEQECVDVLTQAPRGVLAVHGEDGYPYAFPMNYIYLDGKIYFHSAKAGHKLDALASDSRVSFCVMDEGYRKDGEWALNIKSVIIFGQMKKIETAQETVEIVRQIGLKYFPTAESVEEEIHKAGAYVQVLELSIDHMTGKLVNES from the coding sequence ATGTTTCGAGGTATGAGGAGATTCAAACAGCAATTAACCGAACAAGAATGTGTGGATGTTTTAACCCAAGCACCAAGAGGTGTTTTGGCGGTGCATGGCGAGGATGGGTATCCGTATGCTTTTCCCATGAACTACATTTATTTGGATGGCAAGATATATTTTCATAGTGCAAAAGCAGGGCACAAGCTGGATGCCCTAGCATCTGACAGCAGGGTGTCCTTTTGTGTAATGGACGAAGGATATCGCAAGGATGGAGAATGGGCATTAAATATAAAAAGTGTCATAATATTTGGTCAAATGAAAAAAATAGAAACAGCTCAGGAAACAGTGGAAATTGTTCGTCAGATTGGCTTGAAGTATTTTCCCACAGCAGAAAGTGTTGAGGAAGAAATCCATAAGGCGGGGGCATACGTGCAAGTTTTAGAACTATCCATTGACCATATGACAGGAAAGCTAGTGAATGAGTCGTAA
- a CDS encoding acetate uptake transporter yields MNTQNEKLYVSVKTGDPSSIGLLGLAMVTLVASSQKLGFTNDLSFILPWAIFLGGIAQLFASVLDFKKENAFGGTAFGAYGFFWLGVAMSWMMKLGMFGAEVTSKIDARQLGVAFLGYLIFSIFMTLGATRTNKVLFFIFVAVDFLLIGLTGSALGFMPEPMHQLAAWSELVVAILSFYLSGALILNMQFGYEFLWIGKPIHCFEKK; encoded by the coding sequence ATGAATACTCAAAATGAAAAACTGTATGTAAGTGTGAAAACAGGTGATCCAAGTTCCATAGGACTTCTTGGATTGGCTATGGTAACCCTTGTAGCATCTTCACAAAAACTGGGGTTTACCAATGATTTATCCTTCATTCTGCCTTGGGCAATCTTTCTTGGTGGTATCGCCCAACTATTTGCAAGTGTTCTAGACTTTAAAAAAGAGAATGCTTTTGGAGGAACAGCTTTTGGAGCTTATGGATTTTTCTGGTTAGGCGTGGCCATGAGCTGGATGATGAAGCTTGGTATGTTTGGTGCAGAAGTAACCAGCAAAATTGACGCAAGACAATTAGGTGTTGCGTTTCTGGGCTATTTAATCTTTAGCATCTTCATGACCTTAGGAGCAACCCGTACCAACAAAGTTTTATTTTTTATCTTTGTAGCTGTTGATTTTCTACTCATTGGTCTAACGGGTAGCGCACTTGGATTCATGCCAGAGCCTATGCACCAATTGGCTGCTTGGTCAGAACTTGTTGTCGCAATTTTATCTTTTTACTTATCAGGTGCTCTTATACTTAATATGCAATTTGGCTACGAGTTTTTGTGGATTGGAAAACCTATTCACTGTTTTGAAAAGAAGTAA
- the pepF gene encoding oligoendopeptidase F encodes MNHILPERKDARPEYKWHIEDYYLKDSQWEEVFADLQEKLPEMAQFSGHLEDSAQTLLECLTKNSEFSLTLDHLYTYANMRLHEESANAFYQGMSSRAEMLLIQYSATVSFLSPEIIAIPEEKLASFRKELSSEFKIYDHYFHSLLRQKEHTLSPAEEALLAKSSELGGAPQTIFTMLNDADIHFPMVTDAEGKEIELTKGRYVTFLESPNRRVREEAFKGLYSVYLDKKNTLAATYSASVKSDVFFAKARNYHSSMEMALADDNIPLSVYDTLIETVHENLPLLHRYIDIRKKELGVDELHMYDLYVPLVSENDVKIPYEEAKKTVTKALHVLGEDYIKALKLGMNSGWIDVYENKGKRGGAYSWGSYGVHPFVLLNHNDTINSMFTLAHEMGHALHSHFTWEKQPYLYSGHKIFVAEVASTCNEALLMEHLLQATEDKKMRKYLINYFLEQFRGTLFRQTMFAEFEKITHQMVEQGEPLTWEGLNTIYRELNRNYFGDNITLDDEIDIEWARIPHFYNAFYVYQYATGYSAAIALSRKILSEGKPAIDAYLDFLSKGDREYSIDLLKGAGVDLSTAEPIQKALSLFKELLDEFESL; translated from the coding sequence ATGAATCATATTTTGCCCGAAAGAAAAGATGCAAGACCTGAATATAAATGGCATATTGAAGACTATTATTTAAAAGACTCTCAGTGGGAGGAAGTCTTTGCCGACCTTCAAGAGAAGCTTCCCGAAATGGCCCAGTTTTCCGGTCATCTGGAAGATTCCGCCCAAACCCTTTTGGAATGCTTAACAAAAAACAGCGAATTTTCTCTAACTCTGGATCATCTTTATACCTATGCGAATATGCGTCTGCATGAGGAAAGCGCCAATGCTTTTTATCAGGGAATGTCCTCCCGTGCAGAAATGCTCTTAATTCAATATTCTGCCACAGTGTCCTTCCTCTCACCTGAGATTATTGCAATCCCGGAAGAGAAACTGGCAAGCTTTCGCAAAGAGCTTTCTTCGGAATTTAAAATCTATGACCATTATTTTCACTCACTCCTTCGCCAGAAGGAGCATACTCTTTCCCCTGCAGAAGAAGCCCTTTTGGCAAAAAGCTCAGAATTAGGCGGTGCACCTCAAACAATCTTCACCATGCTCAACGATGCTGATATCCATTTTCCCATGGTTACAGATGCTGAAGGGAAAGAAATAGAATTGACAAAGGGGCGTTATGTTACCTTTTTGGAAAGTCCCAACCGCAGAGTGAGGGAGGAAGCATTTAAAGGATTGTATAGCGTATATTTGGATAAGAAAAATACCCTTGCTGCAACCTATAGTGCTTCTGTAAAGAGTGATGTCTTTTTTGCAAAGGCAAGAAACTATCATTCTTCAATGGAGATGGCTCTTGCCGATGATAATATTCCTCTATCGGTATATGACACCCTTATTGAAACAGTGCATGAAAATTTACCCCTTTTGCATCGATATATTGACATTCGTAAAAAAGAACTTGGGGTAGACGAACTTCATATGTATGACCTTTACGTGCCCTTAGTTTCTGAAAATGATGTAAAAATCCCTTATGAAGAAGCAAAAAAAACAGTTACAAAAGCCCTTCATGTCTTAGGGGAAGATTATATCAAAGCATTGAAACTGGGTATGAACAGTGGTTGGATTGATGTTTACGAAAATAAAGGAAAACGAGGTGGTGCTTATTCTTGGGGAAGTTACGGCGTCCATCCCTTCGTTTTGCTCAATCACAATGACACCATTAATAGTATGTTCACCTTAGCTCATGAAATGGGGCATGCATTGCATAGTCACTTCACATGGGAAAAACAGCCTTATCTTTATAGTGGACACAAGATTTTTGTTGCCGAAGTGGCTTCCACTTGTAACGAAGCCTTGCTGATGGAGCATCTCCTTCAGGCAACGGAAGATAAAAAAATGCGGAAATATCTTATAAATTATTTCTTAGAGCAATTCCGCGGCACTTTATTTCGCCAGACCATGTTTGCAGAATTCGAAAAAATCACCCATCAAATGGTGGAGCAAGGAGAACCCTTAACATGGGAAGGTCTGAACACCATTTATCGCGAGTTAAACAGAAATTATTTCGGAGATAATATCACATTGGATGATGAAATAGATATTGAATGGGCAAGAATTCCTCATTTTTATAATGCTTTTTATGTATATCAGTATGCAACGGGCTATAGTGCGGCCATCGCCCTCTCCCGTAAAATTCTCTCCGAAGGAAAGCCTGCCATTGATGCATATCTGGATTTCCTCTCAAAGGGAGACAGAGAATACTCTATTGATTTGCTAAAAGGCGCCGGTGTGGACTTATCCACTGCAGAGCCCATTCAAAAAGCTCTATCCCTCTTCAAAGAGTTATTAGATGAGTTTGAATCTTTATAA
- a CDS encoding CvpA family protein — protein sequence MEQMPLLLDAAVIILILVFAGIGYHKGFVMEALSFLPMLAAMIAVKFLTPVMGVLLRKTPFFGTLANSIGKSMQLDTVIGNAAMHTQTEIIQNMHLPDFLKDALLENNNPVIYNLLDVQGLKEYIAGFLANVCINIVSVIIVFVVVLFLARFLLKALNLVSKLPILNFFNRSCGLLVGGIKGLFWIWLIAMGITFLQCNDKMLSFFQVLNQSVIALFLYENNILLFLILKIFT from the coding sequence ATGGAGCAAATGCCATTGTTATTGGATGCAGCGGTGATTATTTTGATTTTAGTTTTCGCAGGCATTGGCTACCACAAAGGCTTTGTAATGGAGGCACTGAGCTTTTTACCCATGCTAGCGGCAATGATTGCAGTAAAATTTCTGACTCCAGTGATGGGGGTACTTTTAAGGAAAACTCCCTTTTTTGGGACTTTAGCAAATTCTATTGGGAAATCGATGCAACTGGATACGGTAATTGGCAATGCGGCAATGCATACACAAACAGAAATCATTCAGAATATGCACCTACCAGATTTTCTAAAGGATGCATTGTTAGAAAATAATAATCCTGTTATCTATAATCTGTTGGATGTACAGGGATTGAAGGAGTATATAGCGGGGTTTCTGGCCAATGTATGCATTAATATTGTCAGCGTAATTATTGTTTTTGTTGTTGTTTTGTTCCTCGCACGTTTTTTGCTGAAGGCATTAAATTTGGTGAGCAAGCTACCGATTTTGAACTTTTTTAATCGTTCTTGCGGGTTGTTGGTAGGCGGAATTAAAGGACTCTTTTGGATTTGGCTTATTGCTATGGGGATAACTTTTTTACAATGTAATGATAAAATGCTATCCTTTTTTCAGGTGTTGAATCAATCGGTGATTGCATTATTTCTATATGAAAATAATATTTTATTGTTCTTGATTTTGAAGATTTTTACTTGA
- a CDS encoding DUF5711 family protein has translation MGKNQQKPKAKDKGLVTLLVILTLVGAVAGLIYLDTFYGAGRLQSYFSNVFQSKESGQGNEEMVEAKGKIQLDESSRSSFAVFGSRFLLSTKDGVKYFNGIGDRKWNDTFNMTIPQLISEGSYAAVGDMNGKTVRVYGENGLMYTVQTEGTLIQFALNKNGYLSVISKGDTAYSVQIYNAGGTLLKGRIEESAGIFPLCSDVSDDNKSFAISYLDTSDIQPIGRVLFFYVNPDDSENLTDSMFAVVEKNDEVIPIIGFMQGGGLAAVSDRGIYGISSVGQEAWSYPLENRLAQVSLSNKNYVVLAMGDSIANKDGREKGTICWIDSSGKESASYKSGGGIDYLQASEQGVVIGVDKIYSGIKNSGRLAWSYRTASDVRDILPMEQLEQVMLVTKGEALITQMKGTQTARPIVSPEGETEPEVVGGTTDKNHEAPVENAPSSGNQQKGDDQKQVKKGMAQ, from the coding sequence ATGGGAAAGAACCAGCAGAAACCGAAAGCGAAGGACAAGGGACTTGTAACGCTGTTAGTGATACTCACTTTAGTGGGCGCAGTGGCAGGGCTAATTTATTTAGATACGTTTTATGGAGCGGGGCGGCTTCAATCCTATTTTTCCAATGTATTTCAGTCGAAGGAAAGTGGGCAGGGCAACGAGGAGATGGTAGAGGCGAAGGGTAAGATACAACTTGACGAGAGCAGTCGTTCATCCTTTGCTGTGTTTGGCAGTCGTTTTTTGTTGAGTACCAAAGATGGCGTAAAATATTTCAATGGAATCGGAGACCGCAAGTGGAATGATACCTTTAATATGACAATACCTCAGCTGATTTCTGAAGGAAGTTATGCGGCAGTGGGGGATATGAATGGGAAGACAGTTCGGGTTTATGGGGAAAATGGACTGATGTATACAGTGCAGACAGAAGGAACCCTCATACAATTTGCATTAAACAAAAATGGGTATTTGTCTGTCATTTCTAAAGGGGACACGGCATATTCTGTTCAGATATATAATGCAGGAGGCACTTTGTTGAAGGGACGTATCGAGGAAAGCGCCGGAATATTCCCTTTATGCTCCGATGTATCCGACGACAATAAATCTTTTGCCATTAGCTATCTGGATACGTCCGATATTCAGCCTATAGGGAGGGTTTTGTTTTTTTACGTAAATCCCGATGATAGTGAAAACCTTACGGACAGCATGTTTGCTGTAGTGGAAAAAAATGATGAAGTCATTCCCATAATCGGTTTTATGCAAGGGGGAGGACTCGCAGCTGTATCAGACCGTGGAATATACGGGATTTCTTCCGTTGGACAGGAAGCTTGGAGCTATCCCCTTGAAAACAGATTGGCTCAGGTTTCTTTGTCAAATAAAAACTATGTTGTGCTTGCCATGGGTGATTCCATTGCCAACAAAGATGGGCGGGAAAAAGGCACAATCTGTTGGATTGATAGCAGTGGTAAGGAGAGCGCAAGCTACAAAAGCGGCGGAGGGATTGACTATTTACAGGCTTCTGAACAAGGGGTTGTGATTGGTGTGGATAAAATATATTCAGGAATAAAAAATAGCGGAAGATTGGCATGGAGTTATCGAACTGCCTCAGATGTGAGGGATATTCTGCCAATGGAGCAGTTAGAGCAGGTTATGCTGGTTACCAAAGGCGAGGCACTGATTACTCAGATGAAAGGAACCCAAACCGCAAGACCTATTGTATCCCCCGAAGGGGAAACAGAGCCAGAGGTTGTTGGGGGAACCACAGATAAAAATCATGAAGCACCCGTTGAGAATGCGCCTTCCTCTGGAAATCAGCAAAAAGGCGATGACCAAAAACAGGTAAAGAAAGGCATGGCACAATAA
- a CDS encoding CatA-like O-acetyltransferase translates to MICDEGFVPINMGTWPRAQVFYYYTQIAPTSYTVDVRMDVTVLRHKLKQRGFKFFPAYLWLVTKAMQGIDELKVGMRDGVLGTWKQLTPAYPQFHQDDKTTSLLWTEFREDFSGFYENYERDVKAHGNSHGVLSSKGIPLSNAYIISCIPWFTFQSFSLHNHGIKDYYFPSFEAGKFVEEEGKVFMPLSVTVHHATADGYQLKLFFESLQGTMNHPEEWL, encoded by the coding sequence ATGATATGTGATGAAGGTTTCGTACCGATTAATATGGGTACTTGGCCCAGAGCACAAGTATTTTATTATTATACCCAAATAGCTCCTACCAGCTATACTGTTGATGTAAGAATGGACGTTACTGTTTTGAGACATAAATTAAAGCAACGTGGGTTCAAATTTTTTCCTGCTTATTTGTGGTTAGTAACCAAAGCAATGCAAGGCATTGACGAGTTAAAAGTAGGGATGAGAGATGGTGTTTTGGGTACGTGGAAGCAATTAACTCCAGCCTATCCTCAGTTTCATCAGGATGACAAAACAACATCATTACTCTGGACAGAATTTCGGGAGGATTTTTCAGGATTTTATGAGAATTATGAGAGGGATGTCAAGGCACATGGTAATAGCCACGGCGTGTTGTCTTCAAAAGGAATTCCTTTATCCAATGCTTATATTATTTCCTGTATCCCATGGTTTACGTTCCAAAGCTTTTCTCTCCATAACCATGGAATAAAGGACTATTATTTTCCCAGCTTTGAAGCGGGGAAGTTTGTGGAAGAAGAGGGTAAGGTATTTATGCCTCTATCGGTTACAGTGCATCATGCAACAGCAGACGGTTACCAACTAAAACTATTCTTTGAATCATTGCAAGGGACAATGAATCACCCGGAGGAATGGCTATGA
- a CDS encoding autorepressor SdpR family transcription factor, translating to MGLQQTLKAIGDPTRREILLLLKTGEKTAGEIGERFEATGATISHHLSVLKNAGLIMDEKKGKYIYYELNMTVFEEILSWITAFTGGDKNE from the coding sequence ATGGGACTTCAACAGACATTAAAAGCCATTGGCGACCCGACGCGGCGAGAGATTCTGCTTTTATTAAAAACGGGAGAGAAAACTGCAGGGGAAATAGGAGAGCGCTTTGAGGCTACTGGGGCGACTATATCTCATCATTTATCTGTATTAAAAAATGCAGGTTTGATAATGGATGAGAAAAAAGGGAAGTATATTTATTATGAGTTAAACATGACGGTTTTTGAAGAGATTTTAAGCTGGATAACAGCTTTTACTGGAGGGGATAAAAATGAGTAA
- the glgA gene encoding glycogen synthase GlgA, with amino-acid sequence MKNGLKVLIVASEAAPFIKSGGLGDVVGSLPKALKEQGVDVRVVIPRHMSVKNSEMQDVKYLGEFDVHLFWRIQRAKVLVKPQEVPIYFIENDFYFGRGNLYGYGDDNERFAFFGKAVLDMMAMLDFYPDVLHCNDWQTGPICLYLKEIYSKMIYYSRIKTLFTIHNLQYQGNFDKSTMEILGAPYYCYENGNVEFYNNVSYMKMGLTYADRISTVSETYAKEIQTWEFGYGMDGILRSRRDVLSGIVNGIDYLSNDPETDSHITYHYNVEHLEGKAQNKQVLQERLGLERRDVPIISMITRLADQKGLDILSHVFHDMMQRDVQFVLLGTGETRFEYFFREMAHRYPGRASLNIFFDETLAQQIYAGADLFLMPSRFEPCGLGQMFSLRYGTVPIARKTGGLADTIMPYDAKTKEGNGFLFESYDGGGILWALDQALQVYHKGKEDWMHVVKNAMNSNYSWAISAEKYIELYEMLKEEALPTE; translated from the coding sequence ATGAAAAATGGGCTAAAGGTTTTGATCGTTGCCTCTGAGGCGGCACCCTTTATCAAAAGCGGTGGTTTGGGTGATGTTGTTGGGTCGCTGCCAAAAGCTTTAAAGGAACAGGGTGTGGATGTTCGTGTTGTGATACCACGCCATATGTCTGTGAAAAATAGTGAAATGCAAGATGTAAAATATCTTGGCGAGTTTGATGTGCATTTATTTTGGCGTATTCAGCGGGCAAAGGTTTTGGTGAAACCCCAAGAAGTACCCATTTATTTTATAGAGAATGACTTTTATTTTGGCCGAGGCAATTTATATGGCTATGGCGATGACAATGAACGGTTTGCCTTTTTTGGCAAGGCTGTTTTGGATATGATGGCGATGTTGGACTTTTACCCTGATGTTTTGCATTGTAATGACTGGCAGACAGGTCCCATATGTCTATACTTAAAAGAGATATACAGCAAGATGATTTATTATTCTAGAATTAAGACTTTGTTTACCATTCATAATTTGCAATATCAAGGAAATTTTGATAAGAGCACCATGGAAATTTTGGGTGCACCTTATTATTGTTATGAAAACGGTAACGTTGAGTTTTATAATAACGTAAGCTACATGAAAATGGGATTAACCTATGCTGACAGAATTTCTACGGTAAGTGAAACCTATGCCAAGGAAATTCAAACTTGGGAATTTGGCTATGGAATGGACGGAATTTTGCGCAGTCGAAGGGATGTTCTTAGCGGCATTGTCAACGGTATTGATTATTTGAGCAACGATCCGGAAACGGACAGTCATATTACTTATCATTATAATGTGGAACATTTAGAGGGAAAAGCACAAAATAAGCAGGTTTTACAGGAGCGCTTGGGACTGGAACGTCGGGATGTACCGATTATTTCTATGATTACCCGTTTGGCTGACCAAAAGGGCCTAGATATTTTATCTCATGTATTTCATGATATGATGCAAAGAGATGTACAATTTGTGTTGCTTGGAACGGGAGAAACCAGATTTGAATATTTTTTCAGAGAAATGGCCCATCGCTATCCCGGCAGAGCCAGTCTGAACATTTTCTTTGATGAAACGTTAGCCCAGCAGATTTATGCAGGGGCGGATTTATTTTTAATGCCATCTAGATTTGAGCCCTGTGGGTTAGGGCAGATGTTTAGTCTACGTTATGGAACGGTACCTATTGCAAGAAAAACGGGAGGTTTGGCGGATACCATAATGCCATATGATGCAAAAACGAAAGAGGGAAATGGTTTCTTGTTTGAATCCTACGATGGAGGTGGTATCCTCTGGGCATTGGATCAAGCCTTACAGGTTTATCATAAGGGAAAAGAGGATTGGATGCATGTTGTGAAAAATGCCATGAACAGCAATTACTCTTGGGCGATTTCTGCCGAAAAATATATTGAGCTTTATGAAATGTTGAAAGAAGAAGCTTTACCAACAGAATAA